A genome region from Trachemys scripta elegans isolate TJP31775 chromosome 2, CAS_Tse_1.0, whole genome shotgun sequence includes the following:
- the IRX4 gene encoding iroquois-class homeodomain protein IRX-4 isoform X1, with amino-acid sequence MKITGSLCTMSYPQFGYPYSSAPQFLMTTNSLTTCCESSGRTLTDSGASASAQTPVYCPVYESRLLATARHELNSAAALGVYGNPYTSTQGYGNYVTYGTEASAFYSLNSFDAKDGSGSAHAGITQAAAYYPYDHTLSQYQYDRYGTMDGGTRRKNATRETTSTLKAWLQEHRKNPYPTKGEKIMLAIITKMTLTQVSTWFANARRRLKKENKMTWPPRNKCSDEKRSYEEEGEEESLEDNMKNEKNDEATSKEEKELELSDLDDFDPIESESSECELKQPFQHLENSQIRAADTCATDHCKEPSLKTPIPAATIEEDLERAKNCLKNVVDECEQDLINVRQRSCESKMCFQQGQQILETKPRIWSLAHTATSLNQTEYPSCMLKRQGVSASVAVSAPVSVIDRHQDSPVTNLRNWVDGVFHDPIFRHSTLNQALSNTTVSWATTKGAILETGSLGRSIGNSTNVLKGQLSNLSHQDSNKEFLAFPKSGSKMFCS; translated from the exons ATGAAG ATAACTGGGAGCCTCTGTACCATGTCATATCCTCAGTTTGGATACCCTTACTCTTCTGCACCCCAG TTCCTGATGACCACCAATTCCCTGACAACTTGCTGTGAGTCTAGTGGCAGGACTCTGACAGATTCAGGCGCTTCAGCCTCGGCTCAGACCCCAGTCTATTGTCCTGTATACGAAAGCAGGCTGTTAGCCACAGCCAGACATGAGCTCAATTCTGCAGCTGCCTTAGGAGTCTATGGAAATCCTTACACAAGTACCCAGGGCTATGGAAACTACGTTACCTATGGTACTGAAGCCTCTGCCTTCTATTCTTTG AACAGTTTCGACGCGAAGGATGGGAGTGGATCTGCGCATGCGGGCATTACCCAGGCGGCTGCCTATTATCCCTACGATCACACACTCAGTCAGTATCAATATGACAG ATATGGCACCATGGACGGAGGCACCCGAAGAAAAAACGCTACTCGTGAAACCACCAGTACACTGAAGGCATGGCTGCAGGAGCACAGGAAGAACCCCTACCCCACCAAGGGCGAGAAGATCATGCTGGCCATCATCACCAAGATGACCCTCACCCAGGTCTCCACCTGGTTTGCCAATGCCCGGAGGAGGCTCAAGAAGGAGAACAAGATGACCTGGCCTCCAAGGAACAAATGTTCCGATGAGAAGAGATCCTAcgaagaggaaggggaggaagagtCACTGGAAGACAATATGAAGAACGAAAAAAACGATG AGGCCAccagcaaagaagaaaaagagctGGAACTGAGTGATTTGGATGACTTTGACCCCATTGAGTCGGAGAGTTCAGAATGCGAATTGAAACAGCCCTTCCAGCACCTGGAGAACAGCCAGATAAGGGCAGCCGACACATGTGCTACCGATCATTGCAAGGAGCCTTCTCTAAAGACGCCCATCCCAGCGGCCACCATTGAAGAAGACCTGGAGAGGGCTAAAAACTGTCTCAAGAATGTGGTGGACGAATGTGAACAAGACTTAATCAATGTAAGGCAGAGAAGCTGTGAGTCCAAAATGTGTTTCCAGCAGGGGCAACAAATATTGGAGACAAAGCCTAGGATTTGGTCCCTGGCTCACACCGCCACTTCTCTAAACCAAACTGAGTATCCTTCCTGCATGCTGAAACGCCAAGGAGTCTCCGCCTCCGTTGCAGTTTCTGCTCCTGTTAGTGTCATTGACAGACATCAGGATTCCCCAGTCACCAATCTCAGGAACTGGGTGGATGGGGTGTTTCATGACCCCATATTCAGACACAGTACTTTGAACCAAGCTTTGAGCAACACAACAGTTTCCTGGGCTACCACCAAAGGAGCCATTCTGGAAACGGGATCTTTAGGACGCTCAATTGGAAACAGTACTAACGTGCTAAAAGGCCAACTGTCAAACTTATCCCACCAGGACTCAAATAAAGAATTTCTTGCATTTCCCAAATCaggaagcaaaatgttttgttcttaa
- the IRX4 gene encoding iroquois-class homeodomain protein IRX-4 isoform X2 produces MSYPQFGYPYSSAPQFLMTTNSLTTCCESSGRTLTDSGASASAQTPVYCPVYESRLLATARHELNSAAALGVYGNPYTSTQGYGNYVTYGTEASAFYSLNSFDAKDGSGSAHAGITQAAAYYPYDHTLSQYQYDRYGTMDGGTRRKNATRETTSTLKAWLQEHRKNPYPTKGEKIMLAIITKMTLTQVSTWFANARRRLKKENKMTWPPRNKCSDEKRSYEEEGEEESLEDNMKNEKNDEATSKEEKELELSDLDDFDPIESESSECELKQPFQHLENSQIRAADTCATDHCKEPSLKTPIPAATIEEDLERAKNCLKNVVDECEQDLINVRQRSCESKMCFQQGQQILETKPRIWSLAHTATSLNQTEYPSCMLKRQGVSASVAVSAPVSVIDRHQDSPVTNLRNWVDGVFHDPIFRHSTLNQALSNTTVSWATTKGAILETGSLGRSIGNSTNVLKGQLSNLSHQDSNKEFLAFPKSGSKMFCS; encoded by the exons ATGTCATATCCTCAGTTTGGATACCCTTACTCTTCTGCACCCCAG TTCCTGATGACCACCAATTCCCTGACAACTTGCTGTGAGTCTAGTGGCAGGACTCTGACAGATTCAGGCGCTTCAGCCTCGGCTCAGACCCCAGTCTATTGTCCTGTATACGAAAGCAGGCTGTTAGCCACAGCCAGACATGAGCTCAATTCTGCAGCTGCCTTAGGAGTCTATGGAAATCCTTACACAAGTACCCAGGGCTATGGAAACTACGTTACCTATGGTACTGAAGCCTCTGCCTTCTATTCTTTG AACAGTTTCGACGCGAAGGATGGGAGTGGATCTGCGCATGCGGGCATTACCCAGGCGGCTGCCTATTATCCCTACGATCACACACTCAGTCAGTATCAATATGACAG ATATGGCACCATGGACGGAGGCACCCGAAGAAAAAACGCTACTCGTGAAACCACCAGTACACTGAAGGCATGGCTGCAGGAGCACAGGAAGAACCCCTACCCCACCAAGGGCGAGAAGATCATGCTGGCCATCATCACCAAGATGACCCTCACCCAGGTCTCCACCTGGTTTGCCAATGCCCGGAGGAGGCTCAAGAAGGAGAACAAGATGACCTGGCCTCCAAGGAACAAATGTTCCGATGAGAAGAGATCCTAcgaagaggaaggggaggaagagtCACTGGAAGACAATATGAAGAACGAAAAAAACGATG AGGCCAccagcaaagaagaaaaagagctGGAACTGAGTGATTTGGATGACTTTGACCCCATTGAGTCGGAGAGTTCAGAATGCGAATTGAAACAGCCCTTCCAGCACCTGGAGAACAGCCAGATAAGGGCAGCCGACACATGTGCTACCGATCATTGCAAGGAGCCTTCTCTAAAGACGCCCATCCCAGCGGCCACCATTGAAGAAGACCTGGAGAGGGCTAAAAACTGTCTCAAGAATGTGGTGGACGAATGTGAACAAGACTTAATCAATGTAAGGCAGAGAAGCTGTGAGTCCAAAATGTGTTTCCAGCAGGGGCAACAAATATTGGAGACAAAGCCTAGGATTTGGTCCCTGGCTCACACCGCCACTTCTCTAAACCAAACTGAGTATCCTTCCTGCATGCTGAAACGCCAAGGAGTCTCCGCCTCCGTTGCAGTTTCTGCTCCTGTTAGTGTCATTGACAGACATCAGGATTCCCCAGTCACCAATCTCAGGAACTGGGTGGATGGGGTGTTTCATGACCCCATATTCAGACACAGTACTTTGAACCAAGCTTTGAGCAACACAACAGTTTCCTGGGCTACCACCAAAGGAGCCATTCTGGAAACGGGATCTTTAGGACGCTCAATTGGAAACAGTACTAACGTGCTAAAAGGCCAACTGTCAAACTTATCCCACCAGGACTCAAATAAAGAATTTCTTGCATTTCCCAAATCaggaagcaaaatgttttgttcttaa
- the IRX4 gene encoding iroquois-class homeodomain protein IRX-4 isoform X3 → MTTNSLTTCCESSGRTLTDSGASASAQTPVYCPVYESRLLATARHELNSAAALGVYGNPYTSTQGYGNYVTYGTEASAFYSLNSFDAKDGSGSAHAGITQAAAYYPYDHTLSQYQYDRYGTMDGGTRRKNATRETTSTLKAWLQEHRKNPYPTKGEKIMLAIITKMTLTQVSTWFANARRRLKKENKMTWPPRNKCSDEKRSYEEEGEEESLEDNMKNEKNDEATSKEEKELELSDLDDFDPIESESSECELKQPFQHLENSQIRAADTCATDHCKEPSLKTPIPAATIEEDLERAKNCLKNVVDECEQDLINVRQRSCESKMCFQQGQQILETKPRIWSLAHTATSLNQTEYPSCMLKRQGVSASVAVSAPVSVIDRHQDSPVTNLRNWVDGVFHDPIFRHSTLNQALSNTTVSWATTKGAILETGSLGRSIGNSTNVLKGQLSNLSHQDSNKEFLAFPKSGSKMFCS, encoded by the exons ATGACCACCAATTCCCTGACAACTTGCTGTGAGTCTAGTGGCAGGACTCTGACAGATTCAGGCGCTTCAGCCTCGGCTCAGACCCCAGTCTATTGTCCTGTATACGAAAGCAGGCTGTTAGCCACAGCCAGACATGAGCTCAATTCTGCAGCTGCCTTAGGAGTCTATGGAAATCCTTACACAAGTACCCAGGGCTATGGAAACTACGTTACCTATGGTACTGAAGCCTCTGCCTTCTATTCTTTG AACAGTTTCGACGCGAAGGATGGGAGTGGATCTGCGCATGCGGGCATTACCCAGGCGGCTGCCTATTATCCCTACGATCACACACTCAGTCAGTATCAATATGACAG ATATGGCACCATGGACGGAGGCACCCGAAGAAAAAACGCTACTCGTGAAACCACCAGTACACTGAAGGCATGGCTGCAGGAGCACAGGAAGAACCCCTACCCCACCAAGGGCGAGAAGATCATGCTGGCCATCATCACCAAGATGACCCTCACCCAGGTCTCCACCTGGTTTGCCAATGCCCGGAGGAGGCTCAAGAAGGAGAACAAGATGACCTGGCCTCCAAGGAACAAATGTTCCGATGAGAAGAGATCCTAcgaagaggaaggggaggaagagtCACTGGAAGACAATATGAAGAACGAAAAAAACGATG AGGCCAccagcaaagaagaaaaagagctGGAACTGAGTGATTTGGATGACTTTGACCCCATTGAGTCGGAGAGTTCAGAATGCGAATTGAAACAGCCCTTCCAGCACCTGGAGAACAGCCAGATAAGGGCAGCCGACACATGTGCTACCGATCATTGCAAGGAGCCTTCTCTAAAGACGCCCATCCCAGCGGCCACCATTGAAGAAGACCTGGAGAGGGCTAAAAACTGTCTCAAGAATGTGGTGGACGAATGTGAACAAGACTTAATCAATGTAAGGCAGAGAAGCTGTGAGTCCAAAATGTGTTTCCAGCAGGGGCAACAAATATTGGAGACAAAGCCTAGGATTTGGTCCCTGGCTCACACCGCCACTTCTCTAAACCAAACTGAGTATCCTTCCTGCATGCTGAAACGCCAAGGAGTCTCCGCCTCCGTTGCAGTTTCTGCTCCTGTTAGTGTCATTGACAGACATCAGGATTCCCCAGTCACCAATCTCAGGAACTGGGTGGATGGGGTGTTTCATGACCCCATATTCAGACACAGTACTTTGAACCAAGCTTTGAGCAACACAACAGTTTCCTGGGCTACCACCAAAGGAGCCATTCTGGAAACGGGATCTTTAGGACGCTCAATTGGAAACAGTACTAACGTGCTAAAAGGCCAACTGTCAAACTTATCCCACCAGGACTCAAATAAAGAATTTCTTGCATTTCCCAAATCaggaagcaaaatgttttgttcttaa